In Chiroxiphia lanceolata isolate bChiLan1 chromosome 11, bChiLan1.pri, whole genome shotgun sequence, the genomic window GTGCTGTCCTGGCGCAGGCAGCGCCCCTGGCCCTGGCACAGTgttgtgctgcagagctctgccgCTGTCGAGACGTTCACGATGTAGCGCCCCAGGTCCCCCTCCAGGTAGTTCTTCAAAGTCTGACACAACTCCTAGGGGAAAGGGAGCACCAGGGGCGTGTTCGTGTgacagagggagagaagcaCCTCAGATGGAGAGGACAGCTCAGCCACTGGTCCTCCTCTGGGGGCAGGTGAGCCCTTCACCCATCATCTACCTCCCATGCAGACCCCAAACCTACCCGGTTTTTGGCATCATCTGCATCACCCCAGAAAATGGCCCCGGCTGCACCCAGTGCTGCACTCTCTCCGACGGTGGAGATCAGGTCCAGCTGTGGGGACAGAGCCTGGTTAGTGCCCACAGACCCCACACAGCACCCACACTCCCAGCACAGTGTGCTCCAAAGCGTCCACTGCAGGGCCAAGGAGGCAAGACCCACCCCTGCTTCAAAGCCACGGGAAGAGGGGACTGTCCCAGCTCCTTGGGGACAAGACTTCCCAACACTGCCCTCCTCCTCAGGGGTtaagccagcacagcacaggggctgtgaGCTCACATACCCCAGggtcctggctgccaggacTTGTGAGTCTTGCAGTACCTCCCAGGCACTTCTCTGGCAATGGTGACCATTGGTGCCAGTCCTGCCAGACACCCCATACCTAATGGAAGCAGTTTGTGGCATCCTATCATCCAGCCACAGAGGGGCTGAGCTGAAGGGGTCTCCCACGGTGACACCCCTTGAAGGGAaggaagcagggctgggcaccCGTCCTGCTTCCTGGGGCCAGTCACATGCCAAAGGGTGCTGCTCCCCACCCCATATGGAGACAGCCATGGTAGCACCATGAGGGCAGACACCAGTCTCCAGAgtcactctgctccagggaagcAAGATAGAACACTGGCAGCAGAACCACCCCAGCTGACCCCAAAGCCCAGATGCCCAGGGCGTGGGATAAGGATGTCCCTGTGGTGCAGCCCTACCTGGCTGAGCACATTCAGCTTGCGGATGAAGGTGGGCCGGGTGTAGACAAAGACAGGTAGGGAGTAGTTGtcgtggtgctgctgggagatgCGTATGGCCTCCATCACCCGTGCCCGCACAAACTTGCGGATGTTGGGAGTGGAGTCCAGGAGTGGGTCGAGGTAGATGGAGGGGTAGAGCGCTGTGCTCTCCTTCCAGAGCCACACCAGCTGGTCATTGCGGGTCTTCTCCACGTCTGGGCACTGCCCAGTGTAGCTTTCCTTGTTCTTGCTGTAGTCATGGTTGTAGCAGTCAGGGAAGAGGTAGAACCCCCAGAGCTGCTTGGGTCGGATGCTCTTGGCCTTACGCAGGGTCTTCACCATGAACTCCTGGGCAGCCGACTCAAACTCAAACACTGCCTGCTTGTTCACCTTCTCGGGGGGCCAGTCCTTGTTACGCTCTGACACTAGACTCTGTGACACCTCCCGGTAGATGTCCTTGGGCTTCCAGTTGCGAGCCCAGACAGGCCGCCACTCCTCCCAGTCAATGACAGCCAGCCCTTCCTTGGTGGGCGACTGGATGTACTTGGTGATGCCGCCCTCAAGGCGGGCCAGGTGCTCTGGCAGGTTGCTGTTTTGAGGGACACCGCCATTGACGGGCACACCCTCGCGGGTGTAGTAGGGGTAGAGCCCCAGGCGCTCCTTGTAGAAGATGGTGAGGTCCTGCCGCACAAAGCCCTCGTTGGGGGAGGCGTCCAGATCGAAGATGCTGAAGTCAAACTCCACCTGGTAGCGGGGCTTGCATTCCTGGGTGGGCACGTTCCAGGCCACCAGGAAGGGGCGGCGGGTGACATGGGGGGCGGCCGACGGCTTCTCGGGAGGCTGCCGGGCCAgggccagcagggccagccagggcaccgccgccgccgccgcgcagCCCCCGCGCATCCTGCCCGGCGGGGCCTGGGGGCGGCGGGAGACGGGGgtcaggagcagggcaggcagccgggggtgcaggcaggggcGGGTCTGCCCGCACCCCCCAAAGCAGACCCCGACCCAAGGCCCCTCCCGCGGCAGAGAGGTGAGCTGAGCCCCCCGGGGGAGTGCTGGCTCCCAGGAATCCCGGTTCCCAGCGGCTTCGTTCGCTCCCTCTCCCGTTCCCGCtccccgccgctcccgcggGTGCCGGCGCGGTGCCGCCTTTGTTCGCGGCCGGCAGACAAAGCGCCGGGGCGCGGCCCCCCGCGGCCACGCTCGGCTCCCCGCGCCTCTCTCACCGCGCCTCAGGCCATCCCCCGCCGCGGGCTccagcgccgccgcctccccccgcCGCCGCTTTTAAACCTCCCGGCGCGCACCACCCGCGGGGGCGCCGCCCCCGGctcgcccggccccgcccccgcgccccgcccgcgccgcgccggGCTGGCGGCGCCGACCGCCGCGGGGCTCCGGGGGCCGCGGGCTGGCGGCGGAGCCCCGccgcacacacacacctccGCGGGACCGCCGCACCGGGCAACCGGAGCTACACCCCCCCCGGTCCCCACGCGCTTGGTATGGCCCGGGAGGACCCGCCCCCCC contains:
- the HYAL2 gene encoding hyaluronidase-2 translates to MRGGCAAAAAVPWLALLALARQPPEKPSAAPHVTRRPFLVAWNVPTQECKPRYQVEFDFSIFDLDASPNEGFVRQDLTIFYKERLGLYPYYTREGVPVNGGVPQNSNLPEHLARLEGGITKYIQSPTKEGLAVIDWEEWRPVWARNWKPKDIYREVSQSLVSERNKDWPPEKVNKQAVFEFESAAQEFMVKTLRKAKSIRPKQLWGFYLFPDCYNHDYSKNKESYTGQCPDVEKTRNDQLVWLWKESTALYPSIYLDPLLDSTPNIRKFVRARVMEAIRISQQHHDNYSLPVFVYTRPTFIRKLNVLSQLDLISTVGESAALGAAGAIFWGDADDAKNRELCQTLKNYLEGDLGRYIVNVSTAAELCSTTLCQGQGRCLRQDSTADVFLHLNSTNFQLRRRDADHPKHPLFWVEGQLSSADILFLRTHFHCHCYQGWQGSSCQTPTGPGNDAPGPLAPLGLGVLLLLASWCYPPLD